In a single window of the Oscarella lobularis chromosome 2, ooOscLobu1.1, whole genome shotgun sequence genome:
- the LOC136183592 gene encoding uncharacterized protein: METLLKQLRDLVCDSELFCLELGRANVLPNDYDRSRAALYNRLVSAEQKICHALKQLRQQSATAAVTRQEKEEKPESKGYENVVKRSPKREYVEMSPPLTTRDEQNERSPSADPLELLEEDEGEENTPIVANKAPAPASASTEPKSKKEKEKAKKKPKKKKSKSESAPVVAKGDNEKDELELLEEDEIADHVPPIVDSATGGGDKGSGRRVSMMRALRNLKATLKKRASWGSFTASADESTPPDSPASASAPTPAATPTPTSAPTRHREKSRMDLTNAKANATISGYLLKRDRKGRWKRRWCLVKRERFAYAEKESDAQAKDCLSLVNYKMTSSVFAHKMAHVMELSHPAYASSYFAAANESEMNDWVAAIEKSIKTYATEYEVPVEFGPEEVAKYQEAETCMPSLSSVPPALPGEDPFLCRALYDFEGGEKDELIFRKGDEILIDFRDNENWWAGRLVDESGMPVGERGLVPRTYVIKDDDCPEDYVDVIDESKGLTKS, translated from the exons ATGGAAACGCTTCTCAAACAACTGCGGGATCTCGTATGCG ATTCGGAATTGTTCTGCCTCGAACTGGGCCGCGCGAACGTTCTACCGAACGACTACGATCGCAGTCGCGCCGCTCTCTACAATCGCCTCGTCTCCGCCGAGCAGAAGATCTGCCACGCCCTGAAACAACTTCGCCAGCAatcggcaacggcggcagTTACCCgccaagaaaaggaagaaaagccCGAATCGAAAGGATACGAAAATGTCGTCAAACGCTCGCCGAAACGGGAATACGTCGAAATGTCGCCGCCTCTGACGACGCGGGACGAGCAGAACGAGCGTAGCCCTAGTGCCGATCCGTTGGAACTTCTCGAAGAGGACGAGGGGGAGGAAAACACGCCGATAGTTGCAAATAAagcccccgcccccgcttCCGCCTCAACGGAGCCGAAAAgtaagaaggaaaaggagaaggcaaagaagaaaccgaagaagaagaaaagtaaGAGCGAGAGCGCACCCGTCGTTGCGAAGGGcgacaacgaaaaagacgaattggAGCTATTGGAAGAGGACGAAATAGCCGATCACGTGCCACCGATCGTAGACAGCGCAACGGGGGGCGGGGACAAGGGATCGGGGCGTCGCGTGTCGATGATGAGAGCTCTGCGCAATCTCAAGGCGACGTTGAAGAAACGCGCGTCATGGGGCAGTTTTACGGCGTCGgccgacgaatcgacgccgcccgatagtccggcgtcggcgtcggcacCAACGCCAgccgcgacgccgacgccgacatcGGCGCCGACTCGCCATCGCGAAAAATCGCGCATGGACTTGACGAATGCCAAGGCGAATGCGACGATATCCGGCTACCTCTTGAAGCGCGATCGCAAGGGTCGGTGGAAGCGGCGTTGGTGTCTCGTCAAACGCGAGCGTTTCGCCTACGCCGAAAAGGAGAGCGACGCGCAGGCGAAGGACTGCCTCTCGTTGGTCAACtacaaaatgacgtcatcagttTTTGCGCACAAGATGGCGCATGTGATGGAATTGTCACATCCGGCATACGCGTCGTCCTAtttcgcggcggcgaacgagAGCGAGATGAACGACTGGGTCGCCGCCATTGAGAAATCGATTAAAACGTATGCGACCGAGTACGAGGTTCCCGTCGAATTTGGCCCTGAAGAAGTGGCTAAGTATCAGGAAGCGGAAACGTGCATGCCTAGTCTTTCCAGTGTGCCGCCCGCGCTTCCCGGCGAAGATCCATTTCTTTGTCGTGCTCTCTATGACTTTGAGGGCGGCGAGAAGGACGAGCTTATATTTCGAAAAGGCGATGAGATTCTCATTGATTTTCGGGATAATGAGAATTGGTGGGCGGGGAGGTTGGTAGACGAGAGTGGGATGCCCGTTGGCGAACGGGGTCTGGTTCCAAGGACGTACGTGATCAAGGATGATGACTGTCCCGAGGACTATGTGGACGTCATCGATGAATCCAAAGGTCTAACAAAGTCCTAA
- the LOC136183590 gene encoding glutamic acid-rich protein-like, protein MNALLEEVAKSLGDGVTLFTDIRYKLNLRERKQAETLIEKYRQLKEKVQQARGAQDDQEYTPMEPGLDAVPTVRDGYVEMKAQGGSTSADKVGRDGYAKVDLELGSDDENYDYADADRKIDWGLGNAKGKTEEDEYVGRSASGDGGGGGVSGDDLELGEEDEEYDDVDVPTTSSPAVKDGGYVEFLSKKDEKKKAKEEKKRLKEEKKKEKKKKKDKDKEAGYIQFTFDGKKEPTMPTQPLPSIELTEEDEEGAEEAEPASPAEEKSTSGGRVKAIGSAFKSLKANIVKASGSLRRERSPSRGGGGGGSESSSPTAGRKANKHALMEEVKSGASMCGYLSVKKTGVAVGGKWDKRYYVLKERALYSAKRENETTVRVDVAVLLGYAVKLLAKGDGLLFDVSHPNMPQLSFKGDDSNDVSTWIKNLELAAQVDGAKDNGDDGDSDDGTLYENPSDDEETMKMGMGRTITARSLPPEPIDEELYEDVDEEEEQDEEPVPKPKLLNVPTPKAAPVAKAPAPAAVPLPPRAPRQPPPPEKEDDDGEVYDDIEDPGDVKTATAKVAAPQTSPSGDVYKIIRPHLRRDAKELTVKRGDLIRIDDKSDDMWWTGTLQSRDGTFTGERGFVMKTYIKEHQQAK, encoded by the exons ATGAACGCATTGCTCGAGGAAGTGGCCAAATCTCTGGGAG atGGCGTCACTCTATTCACCGACATTCGATACAAGCTGAATCTTCGCGAGCGTAAGCAAGCGGAGACGCTCATAGAAAAATATCGCCAGCTGAAGGAAAAAGTCCAACAAGCCCGAGGAGCGCAAGACGACCAGGAGTACACTCCTATGGAACCGGGACTCGACGCGGTTCCCACAGTGCGCGATGGATACGTGGAGATGAAGGCACAGGGTGGCAGTACCAGTGCCGACAAAGTCGGACGCGACGGCTATGCGAAAGTCGATCTCGAACtcggaagcgacgacgagaattaCGATTACGCGGACGCCGATAGAAAAATAGATTGGGGACTCGGCAATGCCAAAGGCAAAACTGAGGAAGACGAGTACGTCGGACGAAGTGCTTccggtgacggcggcgggggcggggtcagcggcgacgacttggAATTGggtgaagaagacgaagagtatgatgacgtcgacgtgccgacgacgtcgtcaccggCAGTCAAAGACGGCGGCTACGTCGAATTTCTATCCAAAAAggatgagaaaaagaaagcgaaagaggaaaagaaacgattgaaggaggagaagaagaaagagaagaaaaagaaaaaggacaaGGACAAGGAAGCCGGATATATTCAATTCACTTTTGATGGAAAGAAGGAACCAACGATGCCGACGCAACCACTACCGTCCATCGAGCTAACAGAAGAGGATGAAGAGGGAGCAGAAGAGGCAGAACCGGCGTCCCCGGCGGAGGAAAAGAGCACGAGCGGGGGACGAGTAAAAGCGATTGGATCCGCGTTCAAGAGTTTGAAAGCGAATATCGTCAAAGCGAGCGGTAGTCTGCGTCGAGAGCGATCGCCGtctcgcggcggcggcggcggcggctcggaaagctcgtcgccgacggcagGACGAAAGGCGAATAAGCATGCGCTGATGGAAGAGGTGAAGAGCGGCGCGTCGATGTGCGGATATTTGTCGGTGAAGAAGACGGGCGTTGCCGTCGGCGGAAAGTGGGACAAGCGCTACTACGTCTTGAAAGAGCGCGCGCTCTATTCTGCTaaacgcgaaaacgagacgacggtgcgagtcgacgtcgccgtgttGCTCGGCTACGCGGTCAAATTGCTCGCGAAAGGCGACGGccttctcttcgacgtcagTCATCCGAACATGCCGCAGCTCAGTTTCAAAGGCGACGATTCAAACGACGTGTCGACGTGGATTAAAAATTTGGAGCTCGCTGCTCAGGTGGACGGAGCTAAagacaacggcgacgacggggacagcgacgacggcacgctCTACGAGAACCCAAGCGATGACGAGGAAACGATGAAAATGGGAATGGGACGAACGATCACGGCGAGATCACTTCCACCGGAGCCGATCGACGAGGAATTGTATGAGGATGttgacgaggaagaagagcaggACGAAGAACCGGTACCCAAGCCCAAGCTATTGAATGTTCCTACGCCCAAGGCTGCACCAGTGGCAAAGGCACCGGCACCGGCTGCTGTCCCACTGCCTCCTCGCGCGCCGCGTCAACCGCCGCCAccggaaaaggaagacgacgacggagaggTATATGATGATATTGAAGATCCAGGCGATGtcaagacggcgacggcgaaagtGGCGGCACCGCAGACGTCGCCGTCTGGCGACGTCTACAAAATCATTCGTCCTCACCTTCGACGAGATGCGAAGGAGTTAACGGTGAAGCGGGGCGATTTGATACGCATTGACGATAAGAGCGATGACATGTGGTGGACGGGTACTCTGCAAAGTCGAGACGGCACATTCACTGGTGAGCGAGGATTCGTCATGAAAACTTATATCAAGGAGCATCAGCAAGCAAAGTAG